One window of the Notolabrus celidotus isolate fNotCel1 chromosome 23, fNotCel1.pri, whole genome shotgun sequence genome contains the following:
- the cth1 gene encoding cysteine three histidine 1, whose protein sequence is MLHLSADMFETSSDDLFLPSYQDEELVENLLSTEDSDGEVGGGLSLAKALLPLVESSSPPLMPWLFSTRYKTELCTSYSATGFCKYAERCQFAHGLHELHVPFRHPKYKTELCRSYHTTGYCYYGNRCLFVHSPTEQRPTVRHRRNVPCRTFRSFGVCPFGTRCNFLHVEGGSVDSPDDVEKTPPPPSPQLHPPPQTKEWKPRGALCRTFSSFGFCLYGTRCRFQHGLPSKIKPSDQNSLPYPSSSGLPSPTSPFTSTSPNSSTSCSPPSISPLATSPAEPTAHNAFTFSSQHLSDLLLPLALHLQQLESSKASEIWDNRAL, encoded by the exons ATGCTCCACCTGTCTGCAGACATGTTTGAG ACAAGCAGTGACGATCTGTTCCTGCCCTCCTACCAGGACGAGGAGCTGGTGGAGAACCTGCTGTCCACCGAGGACTCTGATGGAGAAGTAGGTGGAGGTCTGTCTCTGGCGAAGGcgctgctccccctggtggagtCCTCCTCCCCGCCCCTCATGCCGTGGCTCTTCTCAACTCGCTACAAGACAGAGCTCTGCACCAGCTACTCCGCCACCGGCTTCTGCAAGTATGCCGAGCGCTGCCAGTTCGCCCACGGCCTCCACGAGCTCCACGTCCCCTTCAGGCACCCCAAGTACAAGACGGAGCTGTGCCGGAGCTACCACACCACTGGATACTGTTACTATGGCAACCGCTGCCTGTTTGTGCACAGCCCCACAGAGCAGCGCCCCACTGTACGCCACCGCAGGAACGTCCCCTGCCGCACTTTCAGGTCCTTTGGAGTCTGTCCGTTTGGAACACGCTGCAACTTCCTGCATGTGGAGGGTGGCAGTGTGGACTCGCCTGATGATGTTGAGAAGACTCCGCCTCCTCCCAGCCCTCAGCTCCACCCGCCTCCTCAAACCAAAGAGTGGAAGCCTCGAGGAGCGCTGTGCCGCACCTTCAGCTCCTTCGGGTTCTGCCTGTATGGAACCCGCTGCCGCTTCCAGCACGGCCTCCCAAGTAAGATCAAACCCTCTGACCAAAACTCCCTGCCGTACCCCAGCAGCTCGGGACTACCCTCCCCCACCTCCCCTTTTACCTCCACCTCACCCaactcctccacctcctgctctcctccctccatctccccGCTCGCCACCTCTCCTGCAGAGCCCACCGCCCACAACGCCTTCACCTTCTCCAGCCAGCACCTGAGCGACCTGCTGCTGCCACTCGCCCTGCACCTGCAGCAACTGGAGAGCAGCAAGGCCTCTGAGATCTGGGACAACCGGGCTCTCTGA